In the genome of Triticum urartu cultivar G1812 chromosome 5, Tu2.1, whole genome shotgun sequence, one region contains:
- the LOC125508760 gene encoding protein DETOXIFICATION 21-like, whose product MEKRGEESQAPLLEPRPAAAENGGSDMVGEGGAEEEEVGLGRQLLEENRKLWAVAGPSICTRFSTFGVTVISQAFIGHIGPTELAAYALVSTVLMRFSNGILLGMASALETLCGQSYGAKQYHMMGIYLQRSWIILSGCAVLMLPIFIFTEPLLVFIGQDPTISAVAGTISIWYIPVMFASVFNFTLQMYLQAQSKNLIITYLAFVNLGLHLFLSWLLTVKLHLGLAGVMTSMVIAMWIPAFGQLIFVLFGGCPLTWTGFSFTALTDLVPIFKLSLSSGVMLCLELWYSTILVLLTGYMKNAESALDALSICLNINGWEMMISIGFLAATGVRVANELGAGSAKRAKFAILNVVATSFSIGLVLFVFFLFFRGKLSYIFTTSEEVAALVADLSPLLAFSILLNSVQPVLSGVAVGAGWQSVVAYVNIATYYLIGIPLGAILGYVLGYHVKGIWVGMLLGTLVQTIVLLFITIRTDWDKQVEVTQERLKRWYMDGNNGKSDSRSSP is encoded by the exons ATGGAGAAGAGGGGGGAGGAGAGCCAGGCCCCGCTGCTGGAGCCcaggccggcggcggcggagaatGGCGGGAGTGACATGGTCGGCGAGGGAGGGGCGGAAGAAGAGGAGGTGGGGCTGGGGCGTCAGCTGCTGGAGGAGAACCGGAAGCTGTGGGCGGTGGCGGGGCCGTCCATCTGCACGCGCTTCTCCACCTTCGGGGTCACCGTGATCAGCCAGGCCTTCATCGGCCACATCGGCCCCACCGAGCTCGCCGCCTACGCCCTCGTCTCCACCGTGCTCATGCGCTTCAGCAACGGCATACTG CTCGGCATGGCGAGCGCGCTGGAGACGTTGTGCGGGCAGTCGTACGGGGCGAAGCAGTACCACATGATGGGCATCTACCTGCAGCGGTCCTGGATCATCCTCAGCGGCTGCGCCGTGCTCATGCTCCCCATCTTCATATTCACCGAGCCGCTGCTCGTCTTCATCGGCCAGGACCCAACGATCAGCGCCGTCGCCGGCACCATCTCCATATGGTACATCCCCGTCATGTTCGCCAGCGTCTTCAACTTCACGCTCCAGATGTACCTGCAGGCGCAGAGCAAGAACCTGATCATCACCTACCTCGCCTTCGTCAACCTCGGCCTCCATCTGTTCCTCTCGTGGCTCCTGACCGTCAAGCTGCACCTTGGGCTCGCCGGGGTCATGACCTCCATGGTCATCGCCATGTGGATACCTGCGTTTGGGCAGCTCATCTTCGTCCTCTTCGGTGGCTGCCCTCTCACGTGGACGGGCTTCTCCTTCACAGCACTCACCGACCTCGTCCCTATCTTCAAGCTCTCTCTGTCCTCTGGTGTGATGCTCTG TTTGGAATTGTGGTACAGCACCATACTGGTCCTCCTAACCGGGTACATGAAGAATGCAGAGAGTGCACTTGACGCTCTTTCAATATG CCTTAACATCAATGGTTGGGAGATGATGATCTCTATCGGCTTTTTGGCTGCAACAGG AGTGCGTGTGGCAAACGAGCTCGGAGCTGGAAGTGCAAAAAGGGCCAAGTTTGCCATCTTAAATGTCGTCGCGACTTCTTTCTCAATAGGCCTTGTGTTGTTcgtcttctttcttttcttccgtGGGAAGCTTTCCTACATATTTACCACGAGTGAAGAGGTGGCTGCCTTAGTTGCTGACCTGTCGCCTCTTCTGGCCTTCTCCATCTTGCTGAACAGTGTTCAACCAGTGCTATCAG GTGTTGCCGTTGGTGCCGGTTGGCAAAGTGTCGTTGCCTATGTTAACATCGCAACATATTACTTGATTGGTATCCCTCTTGGAGCGATCCTAGGTTATGTTCTTGGATACCATGTGAAG GGCATTTGGGTTGGCATGCTGCTCGGGACACTGGTTCAAACAATTGTACTTCTGTTCATAACAATTAGGACCGACTGGGATAAACAG GTGGAGGTTACTCAGGAGAGATTGAAGAGGTGGTACATGGACGGGAACAATGGAAAGTCAGATTCAAGGTCAAGTCCATGA